TGACCTCGTTTGTGTGACGGGAGATATAGGGCGGGCGTTCGCTGGCTATCTTGTATGGAAGTACGGCCTCGAAGTGTCTGAGAGCACCAGAAAAGCCCTCTACGAAAAGTTCCTTGAACCCATTGCACGGGTTAAGGAGGGAATTATCCTCAGTAAATCTGCGAACTCGGCTATAGACATAAGCGACGGCCTATCTAAGGAGCTTCATTTGATCTCCAAAATGAGTGGTGTTGGGATTGAGATAAGCTCCGGGAAGCTTCCGATACGTGGGGAAGTGTATGAAGTGGCTGAGGTCATTGGTAAGAGTCCCGTTGAGTTAGCCCTCGCAAGCGGGGAGGAATTTGAGCTTCTCTTTACCGTGCCACCAGAAAAGATTTCAGAGCTTGAAGTTGATTTTACCGTTATCGGGCAGGTCAGAGAGGGAAACGGAGTTTATATGGGCAGAAAGCCGCTTTTCCCACTTGGTTGGGAGCATTTTTCGAGATTGGATTAAACTGAATTCCGCTAATGTTTTAAAAGGCTCACATTAGATACTGCAGGTCGAGGTAAAATGGAGACCCTCAAAATAGCGCTCGTCAGCGACTGGTACTATCCAAAACTCGGCGGGGTAGCCGTTCATATGCATGACCTCGCGTTGTACCTGCGGGAGAGAGGGCATGAAGTTGATATAATCACGAACAACAGAAAAACAGGAAAAGAGGACGAGCTAAGGGAACTCGGCATCGGGCTCGTCAAAGTTCCGGGCAAGATTTTTCCGAGCGCAAGCCTAAACGTCTCTGCCTTTGCGAAGGGCTACGGCCTGCTCGAGCCGTTAGTCAGGGGCTACGAGGTCGTTCACGGGCACCATGCGTTTACCCCCCTTTCCCTGAAGGCTGCAATGGCGGCGAGAAAACTCGGCAAGGGCAGTGTCGTGACGACACACAGCATAAACTACGAGAACTCCTTCACAATACGCACCATGTCACGGGCAAGCTATCCCTATTACCGCTATCACTTAACTTACCCCCACAGGATAATAGCAGTCAGCAAGGCCTCCAGAGAGTTCAT
This sequence is a window from Thermococcus kodakarensis KOD1. Protein-coding genes within it:
- a CDS encoding thiamine-phosphate kinase; translation: MRESEIIELFLKHLKRHGELPLGDDAGALKIGDEWLVATNDMLVRKTDVPDIMTPEQVGFKAVTMNVSDVAAMGAEPIGFLFSLGLPEGLDEDYIEGIARGIGEALDYYKIPVLSADTNEADDLIIDGIALGKTKRLLTRSGAKPGDLVCVTGDIGRAFAGYLVWKYGLEVSESTRKALYEKFLEPIARVKEGIILSKSANSAIDISDGLSKELHLISKMSGVGIEISSGKLPIRGEVYEVAEVIGKSPVELALASGEEFELLFTVPPEKISELEVDFTVIGQVREGNGVYMGRKPLFPLGWEHFSRLD